One segment of Kogia breviceps isolate mKogBre1 chromosome 14, mKogBre1 haplotype 1, whole genome shotgun sequence DNA contains the following:
- the LOC131741062 gene encoding LOW QUALITY PROTEIN: mastin-like (The sequence of the model RefSeq protein was modified relative to this genomic sequence to represent the inferred CDS: inserted 1 base in 1 codon): MQGGGQMLWLLFLTLAGLGGPVPLSPDPDLGRERNGTVGVRDAPAGRWPWQVKQIIRHPKFNYSLSAXGGGDIALLRLEAPVVLSHHIHVVSLPPASLRVPERKMCWVTSWGYIRLSAPLPPPYHLQEVKVPIMGNEVCNQRHQNSSADTTNQIIQDDMLCAGSKGRDSCQVGPQTHPWNCTWVQVGVVSCSRWCGLQDFPGVYAQVTGYVSWIRQHVPLFPGP, encoded by the exons ATGCAGGGCGGGGGCCAG ATGCTGTGGTTGCTGTTCCTGACCCTCGCAGGCCTGGGGGGCCCCGTGCCTCTGTCCCCAG ATCCCGATCTGGGGAGGGAGCGGAATGGCACCGTGGGGGTGCGCGATGCCCCTGCCGGCCGGTGGCCGTGGCAG GTGAAGCAGATCATCCGACACCCCAAGTTCAACTACAGCCTGTCTG GAGGGGGTGGGGACATCGCCCTGCTGAGACTGGAGGCCCCTGTGGTGCTCTCCCATCACATCCACGTGGTCTCACTCCCACCTGCCTCACTGAGGGTCCCAGAGAGGAAGATGTGCTGGGTGACCAGCTGGGGCTACATCAGGCTCAGCG CGCCACTGCCCCCGCCCTACCACCTGCAGGAGGTGAAGGTGCCCATCATGGGGAACGAGGTCTGTAACCAGCGCCATCAGAACTCTTCTGCAGACACCACCAACCAGATCATCCAGGATGACATGCTGTGCGCAGGGAGCAAGGGCCGGGACTCCTGCCAGGTGGGACCCCAGACTCACCCTTGGA ATTGCACCTGGGTCCAGGTGGGGGTTGTCAGCTGCAGCCGCTGGTGTGgtcttcaggacttccctggggtaTACGCCCAGGTGACAGGCTA